The Myxococcota bacterium genome has a segment encoding these proteins:
- a CDS encoding GMC family oxidoreductase, whose translation MIERLDALAPDARLDADVCIVGGGPAGIAIALALEGSGLRVALLESGGLEPDDATQDLCDGVTERGLPPLGLRESRLRYLGGASNHWGGACGPLDEIDFEARAWMPRSGWPFPRAALADHYARAAAWIGIDPAFASVAEGAALPVFGPGAPLPVKAPGAPLPAYERGAPLATDGLFDLAGTRLEHRVRVARGVAFGRQYLPALEASRSVRVVLGANAVGFDFADELAAVRAVRVRSLAGREARVAARAVVVACGGVENARVLLAAGLGRKLDAIGRHFLWHPRLESASIVLARPFPTAAHPYDWRDDAGRRVAWSLALSRDAQDFEELPNHGIFLLPKQAPTGRAVDALGARARGEPVESDLADDLRAVLADPSGALEYARSGGLLQMETWIDQVPNPDSRVVLDREVDALGVPRARVSWTFYDYERTWIAELARHVAIELGRAGIGRLRLEQGFLEPGGFEEALRAGQGGGHQMGTTRMSATPADGVVDANGRVHGVAGLYCAGSSVFPTGGWTNPTLTLVALALRLADHLRDTLR comes from the coding sequence GTGATCGAGCGGCTCGACGCCCTCGCGCCCGACGCGCGCCTCGACGCCGACGTGTGCATCGTCGGCGGCGGGCCCGCTGGCATCGCGATCGCACTCGCGCTCGAGGGAAGCGGGCTGCGCGTCGCGCTGCTCGAGAGCGGCGGCCTCGAGCCCGACGACGCGACGCAGGACCTGTGCGACGGGGTGACCGAGCGCGGGCTGCCCCCCCTCGGCCTGCGCGAATCGCGCCTGCGCTACCTCGGCGGCGCATCGAACCACTGGGGCGGCGCGTGCGGGCCGCTCGACGAGATCGACTTCGAGGCGCGCGCGTGGATGCCGCGCAGCGGCTGGCCCTTCCCGCGCGCCGCGCTCGCCGACCACTACGCGCGCGCGGCCGCGTGGATCGGCATCGACCCCGCGTTCGCGAGCGTCGCCGAGGGCGCGGCGCTCCCGGTCTTCGGGCCGGGAGCGCCGCTCCCGGTCAAAGCGCCGGGAGCGCCGCTCCCGGCGTACGAACGGGGAGCCCCGCTCGCGACCGACGGGCTCTTCGATCTCGCCGGCACGAGGCTCGAGCACCGCGTGCGCGTGGCGCGCGGCGTCGCGTTCGGTCGGCAGTACCTCCCGGCGCTCGAGGCGTCGCGCTCCGTGCGCGTCGTGCTCGGCGCGAACGCGGTCGGCTTCGACTTCGCCGACGAGCTCGCGGCCGTGCGCGCCGTGCGCGTGCGCTCGCTCGCGGGGCGCGAGGCGCGCGTCGCGGCGCGCGCCGTCGTCGTCGCGTGCGGCGGCGTCGAGAACGCGCGCGTGCTCCTCGCGGCGGGCCTCGGGCGCAAGCTCGACGCGATCGGCCGCCACTTCCTCTGGCACCCGCGTCTCGAGAGCGCGTCGATCGTGCTCGCGCGCCCGTTCCCGACGGCCGCGCACCCGTACGACTGGCGCGACGACGCGGGCCGCCGCGTCGCGTGGTCGCTCGCGCTGTCGCGCGACGCGCAGGACTTCGAGGAGCTCCCGAACCACGGGATCTTCCTGCTCCCGAAGCAGGCGCCGACGGGACGCGCGGTCGACGCGCTCGGCGCGCGCGCGCGCGGCGAGCCCGTCGAGAGCGACCTCGCCGACGATCTCCGCGCGGTGCTCGCCGACCCGTCGGGCGCGCTCGAGTACGCGCGCAGCGGAGGGCTCCTGCAGATGGAGACCTGGATCGACCAGGTCCCGAACCCCGACAGCCGCGTCGTGCTCGACCGCGAGGTCGATGCGCTCGGCGTGCCGCGCGCCCGCGTCTCGTGGACGTTCTACGACTACGAGCGCACGTGGATCGCGGAGCTCGCGCGGCACGTCGCGATCGAGCTCGGCCGCGCGGGCATCGGGCGCCTGCGCCTCGAGCAGGGCTTCCTCGAGCCGGGCGGCTTCGAGGAGGCGCTGCGCGCGGGCCAGGGCGGCGGCCACCAGATGGGAACGACGCGGATGAGCGCGACTCCCGCCGACGGGGTCGTCGACGCGAACGGACGCGTGCACGGCGTGGCCGGCCTCTACTGCGCGGGGAGCTCGGTGTTCCCGACGGGCGGCTGGACGAACCCGACGCTCACGCTCGTGGCGCTCGCGCTCCGCCTCGCCGACCACCTGCGCGACACGCTTCGCTAG
- a CDS encoding MBL fold metallo-hydrolase: protein MRAARASAALASGLALACAATAAPPLPAAARAPVVPSEVAVRVDDLERLPVEAREIRPGIFKIEGQGAIFLVNTPEGAVLVDTGFDNASSARQKQVVDAIRTGPIRTIVLTHSHQDHSGGLRHYAKERAAGARVVAHERYRYMSRHQLEPVAYFKRRYKRLYPRLVNTDPNVDRSYWEVVPDRAVWPGQDYAFELGGVRFEVIAFENTGEGEDGVALWLPDQRVLFVGDLFGTLYPMFPNLYTVRGEKVRDPLDYIDACDRVLALRPEVLVPGHFDVVEGEAYVQASVAKMRDAVQYVWDATVAAMNDGKTVWQAMDEIELPPELRLSQGHGKVSWSVRAIWELLTGWYHDDSVANLYATPPDAVYADLVELAGGPDAIVARARAHADAGRLVEALRLLDVAAGDGARAPEAPVVRVRIDVLEQLRARAVAGANNYSEVGLIDAELREARSALAD, encoded by the coding sequence ATGCGCGCCGCGCGCGCGAGCGCCGCGCTCGCGTCCGGTCTGGCACTCGCCTGCGCGGCGACGGCCGCGCCGCCGCTCCCCGCGGCGGCGCGCGCGCCCGTCGTCCCCTCCGAGGTCGCCGTGCGCGTCGACGACCTCGAGCGCCTGCCCGTCGAGGCGCGCGAGATCCGGCCGGGCATCTTCAAGATCGAGGGGCAGGGCGCGATCTTCCTCGTGAACACGCCCGAGGGCGCCGTGCTCGTCGACACGGGCTTCGACAACGCGTCGTCCGCGCGCCAGAAGCAGGTGGTCGACGCCATCCGCACGGGCCCCATCCGCACCATCGTGCTCACGCACTCGCACCAGGACCACTCGGGCGGGCTCCGCCACTACGCGAAGGAGCGCGCCGCGGGCGCGCGGGTCGTCGCGCACGAGCGGTACCGCTACATGAGCCGCCACCAGCTCGAGCCCGTCGCCTACTTCAAGCGCCGCTACAAGCGGCTCTATCCGCGGCTCGTGAACACCGACCCGAACGTCGACCGCTCGTACTGGGAGGTCGTGCCCGACCGCGCCGTCTGGCCGGGGCAGGACTACGCGTTCGAGCTCGGCGGCGTGCGCTTCGAGGTGATCGCGTTCGAGAACACGGGCGAGGGCGAGGACGGCGTCGCGCTCTGGCTGCCCGACCAGCGCGTGCTCTTCGTCGGCGACCTCTTCGGCACGCTCTACCCGATGTTCCCCAACCTCTACACCGTGCGCGGCGAGAAGGTGCGCGACCCGCTCGACTACATCGACGCCTGCGACCGCGTGCTCGCGCTGCGGCCCGAGGTGCTCGTGCCCGGGCACTTCGACGTCGTCGAGGGCGAGGCCTATGTCCAGGCGAGCGTCGCGAAGATGCGCGACGCCGTGCAGTACGTCTGGGATGCGACCGTCGCGGCGATGAACGACGGGAAGACCGTGTGGCAGGCGATGGACGAGATCGAGCTGCCGCCCGAGCTGCGCCTCAGCCAGGGCCACGGGAAGGTCTCGTGGTCGGTGCGTGCGATCTGGGAGCTGCTCACCGGCTGGTACCACGACGACAGCGTCGCGAACCTCTACGCGACGCCGCCCGACGCGGTGTACGCGGACCTCGTCGAGCTCGCGGGCGGGCCGGACGCGATCGTCGCGCGGGCGCGCGCGCACGCCGACGCGGGCCGGCTCGTCGAGGCGCTGCGCCTGCTCGACGTCGCGGCGGGCGACGGCGCGCGCGCTCCCGAGGCTCCGGTCGTGCGCGTGCGCATCGACGTCCTCGAGCAGCTGCGCGCGCGCGCCGTCGCCGGCGCGAACAACTACAGCGAGGTGGGCCTGATCGACGCCGAGCTGCGCGAGGCGCGGTCCGCGCTCGCCGACTAA
- a CDS encoding MFS transporter, with translation MDASRQWRLVAASFATQAVAIGGTLGGVAVFMPPMEAEFGASRAALSWMVAIWNVVMGLAYPLVGRALDRGSPRALMLAGAAASGASLLAIAAAPALWQVELLFGVGTAIGTALLGPLASSTLIARRVPENAGRALGLANMGAPAGPVVAAPIAGWIVATHGWRPAFVAFGVATLVVGVLAVALGIEAEERAADAPPSAPPGAPLDAAPDAAPDAQRSAPAPSDGAPAYLRAPAFWSLVVPVALVASTGIALSFHLVGVALERGATLAAATALVSLNAAAAIAGNAGFGFLSDRVAPHRLFAAAIALQAAACGALAATGRQDLLVVATCVFGFASGGTMPLYASLITRHFGAAAFGRVMGAGALVGLPFTFVVPPLAGLAFDRTGSYAIALASAAVVLALAGVAIATALGRPRAEASAT, from the coding sequence ATGGATGCCTCCCGGCAGTGGCGGCTCGTCGCCGCGTCGTTCGCGACGCAGGCCGTCGCGATCGGCGGCACGCTCGGCGGCGTCGCCGTGTTCATGCCGCCCATGGAGGCCGAGTTCGGCGCGAGCCGCGCCGCGCTCTCGTGGATGGTCGCGATCTGGAACGTCGTGATGGGGCTCGCCTACCCGCTCGTCGGTCGCGCGCTCGATCGCGGCTCGCCGCGCGCCCTCATGCTCGCCGGCGCCGCCGCGAGCGGCGCGAGCCTGCTCGCGATCGCCGCGGCGCCCGCGCTGTGGCAGGTGGAGCTGCTCTTCGGCGTCGGCACGGCGATCGGCACGGCGCTGCTCGGCCCGCTCGCGTCGTCGACGCTGATCGCGCGTCGCGTGCCCGAGAACGCGGGCCGCGCGCTCGGCCTGGCGAACATGGGCGCGCCGGCGGGCCCGGTCGTCGCGGCGCCGATCGCGGGCTGGATCGTCGCGACGCACGGGTGGCGACCGGCGTTCGTCGCGTTCGGCGTCGCGACGCTCGTCGTCGGTGTGCTCGCGGTCGCGCTCGGCATCGAGGCCGAGGAGCGCGCGGCGGACGCGCCGCCCTCCGCGCCACCGGGCGCGCCGCTGGACGCCGCACCGGACGCCGCGCCGGACGCGCAGCGAAGCGCGCCCGCGCCGAGCGACGGCGCACCGGCCTACCTGCGCGCTCCCGCCTTCTGGAGCCTCGTCGTGCCGGTCGCGCTCGTCGCGAGCACCGGCATCGCGCTCTCGTTCCACCTCGTCGGCGTCGCGCTCGAGCGCGGGGCGACGCTCGCGGCCGCGACGGCGCTCGTCAGCCTGAACGCGGCGGCCGCGATCGCCGGCAACGCGGGCTTCGGGTTCCTGTCGGACCGCGTCGCGCCGCACCGGCTGTTCGCCGCGGCGATCGCGCTTCAGGCGGCGGCGTGCGGCGCGCTCGCCGCGACCGGCCGCCAGGACCTGCTCGTCGTCGCGACCTGCGTCTTCGGCTTCGCGAGCGGCGGCACGATGCCGCTCTACGCGTCGCTCATCACGCGCCACTTCGGCGCAGCGGCGTTCGGCCGCGTGATGGGTGCGGGCGCGCTCGTCGGCCTCCCGTTCACGTTCGTCGTCCCGCCGCTCGCCGGGCTCGCGTTCGACCGCACGGGCAGCTACGCGATCGCGCTCGCCAGCGCGGCCGTCGTGCTCGCGCTCGCCGGTGTCGCGATCGCGACGGCTCTCGGCCGGCCGCGCGCCGAGGCGTCGGCCACCTAG
- a CDS encoding sulfotransferase, which produces MTAPAKIRIDDLRAPVLSDFQKAALAHTDRLRVDLSVAAVLDAAVARTGLDDFGPDDFRERLALWLSEADEDPEITNLARTSLWNDCVRAASNRLLIRDLLRRHPEIDDLRIERPIIVVGLPRSGTTHLVNLIAADERLRSMPLWEGQAPVPMRGEGPGLDGVDPRFMRCDAMWQAFRASSPLIAAMHPMNPDHIHEELELMLPDFTSYNQEWILRAPKWRDYYLAHDQTPHYAYMLRALKILQWYRPRERWVLKCPQHLEQLGPLMATFPDATIVVTHRDPVSVIQSAATMLAYGARMNYRSPRPEWYLEYWSDRVRRLLEASVRDRSMLPEGRTVDVLFHEFMADDVATVERIYEVAGLPMTDAARRQIRAYMDAHPRGREGQVVYDVRADFGVEPKDVRAPFGFYLDRFAVREEVK; this is translated from the coding sequence CGCCTGCGCGTCGATCTCTCGGTCGCCGCGGTGCTCGACGCGGCGGTCGCGCGCACGGGCCTCGACGACTTCGGCCCCGACGACTTCCGCGAGCGGCTCGCGCTGTGGCTGTCGGAGGCCGACGAGGACCCGGAGATCACGAACCTCGCGCGCACGAGCCTGTGGAACGACTGCGTGCGCGCGGCGTCGAACCGGCTCCTGATCCGCGACCTCCTGCGCCGCCACCCCGAGATCGACGACCTGCGCATCGAGCGGCCGATCATCGTCGTCGGCCTGCCGCGCTCGGGCACGACGCACCTCGTGAACCTGATCGCGGCCGACGAGCGTCTGCGCTCGATGCCTCTGTGGGAGGGGCAGGCGCCGGTGCCGATGCGCGGCGAGGGGCCGGGGCTCGACGGCGTCGACCCGCGCTTCATGCGCTGCGATGCGATGTGGCAGGCGTTCCGCGCGAGCTCGCCGCTCATCGCGGCGATGCACCCGATGAACCCGGACCACATCCACGAAGAGCTCGAGCTCATGCTCCCGGACTTCACGAGCTACAACCAGGAGTGGATCCTGCGCGCGCCGAAGTGGCGCGACTACTACCTCGCCCACGACCAGACGCCGCACTACGCGTACATGCTGCGGGCGCTCAAGATCCTGCAGTGGTACCGCCCGCGCGAGCGCTGGGTGCTCAAGTGCCCGCAGCACCTCGAGCAGCTCGGCCCGCTGATGGCGACGTTCCCCGACGCGACGATCGTGGTGACGCACCGCGACCCCGTGTCCGTGATCCAGTCGGCCGCGACGATGCTCGCCTACGGCGCGCGCATGAACTACCGCAGCCCGCGTCCCGAGTGGTACCTCGAGTACTGGAGCGATCGCGTGCGGCGCCTGCTCGAGGCCTCGGTGCGCGACCGTTCCATGCTCCCGGAGGGCCGCACCGTCGACGTGCTGTTCCACGAGTTCATGGCCGACGACGTCGCGACGGTCGAGCGCATCTACGAGGTCGCGGGGCTCCCGATGACGGACGCGGCGCGGCGGCAGATCCGCGCGTACATGGACGCGCACCCGCGCGGCAGGGAAGGGCAGGTGGTCTACGACGTGCGCGCGGACTTCGGCGTCGAGCCGAAGGACGTGCGCGCGCCGTTCGGCTTCTACCTCGACCGCTTCGCCGTGCGCGAAGAGGTGAAGTAG
- a CDS encoding aldo/keto reductase produces the protein MRPSALHVAIAWTLAAALGHAGLGQRIADAINGLDPRALPVAPSLAFAAAVIAAAVLTTAWAARLDDGRAPAERSARRRVLVYLGALLAGLGAASAGVAARIAGWMRVRALVTAGPGVPTTYPSRPPAWQGARVRAYRRLGRTGFAVSDVSFGTGSLPGDARGEAIAREAIERGVNYFDTAPDYAGSGTEQALGRAMRGHRDRLFVATKFCTARGHLPAGSPVDAYVRAIEGSLARLGTDRVDLAHVHACDSVDRLLDPNLHEAFDRLRDAGKVRFLGVSSHTPNLPAVADAAIASGRFDVVMLAYHHGAWPSLGAVVERAAAADLGVVAMKTLKGAKQHNVDALRGEEEAYSQAAFKWVLANPNVGCLVISFQKHRHVDEYLHASGGALAPADLALLARYDRATAGTHCRPHCGACLARCPEQLPIDDVLRYRMYFEDYGDEARGLAAYAALPARADACAACSAPCAGACPDGVAIRERMLGAHALLAPRAPRA, from the coding sequence GTGAGGCCGAGCGCGCTGCACGTCGCCATCGCCTGGACGCTCGCCGCGGCACTCGGCCATGCGGGGCTCGGCCAGCGCATCGCGGACGCGATCAACGGGCTCGACCCGCGCGCGCTCCCCGTCGCGCCCTCGCTCGCCTTCGCCGCCGCCGTGATCGCGGCGGCGGTGCTCACGACCGCGTGGGCCGCGCGGCTCGACGACGGCCGCGCACCCGCCGAGCGCTCGGCGCGCCGCCGCGTGCTCGTCTACCTCGGCGCGCTGCTCGCGGGCCTCGGCGCGGCGTCCGCGGGCGTCGCCGCACGGATCGCGGGCTGGATGCGCGTGCGCGCGCTCGTCACCGCCGGGCCCGGCGTGCCGACGACCTACCCGTCGCGCCCGCCCGCGTGGCAGGGCGCGCGCGTGCGCGCCTATCGACGGCTCGGCCGCACGGGCTTCGCCGTCTCGGACGTGTCCTTCGGCACGGGCTCGCTGCCCGGCGACGCGCGCGGCGAGGCGATCGCGCGCGAGGCGATCGAGCGCGGCGTGAACTACTTCGACACGGCGCCCGACTACGCGGGCAGCGGCACCGAGCAGGCGCTCGGCCGCGCGATGCGCGGCCACCGCGACCGGCTCTTCGTGGCGACGAAGTTCTGCACCGCGCGCGGCCACCTGCCCGCCGGCTCGCCCGTCGACGCCTACGTGCGCGCGATCGAGGGAAGCCTCGCGCGCCTCGGCACCGACCGCGTCGACCTCGCGCACGTGCACGCGTGCGACTCCGTCGACCGCCTGCTCGACCCGAACCTGCACGAGGCGTTCGACCGGCTGCGCGACGCGGGCAAGGTGCGCTTCCTCGGCGTCTCGAGCCACACGCCGAACCTCCCCGCCGTCGCCGACGCGGCGATCGCGAGCGGGCGCTTCGACGTCGTGATGCTCGCCTATCACCACGGCGCGTGGCCGTCGCTCGGCGCGGTCGTCGAGCGCGCGGCGGCGGCCGACCTCGGCGTCGTCGCGATGAAGACGCTCAAGGGCGCGAAGCAGCACAACGTCGACGCGCTGCGCGGCGAGGAGGAGGCCTACTCGCAGGCCGCGTTCAAGTGGGTGCTCGCGAACCCGAACGTCGGCTGCCTCGTGATCTCGTTCCAGAAGCACCGCCACGTCGACGAGTACCTGCACGCGTCGGGCGGCGCGCTCGCGCCGGCCGACCTCGCGCTGCTCGCGCGCTACGACCGCGCCACCGCCGGCACGCACTGCCGGCCGCACTGCGGCGCGTGCCTCGCGCGCTGTCCCGAGCAGCTGCCGATCGACGACGTGCTCCGATATCGCATGTACTTCGAGGACTACGGCGACGAGGCCCGCGGGTTGGCCGCCTACGCGGCGCTGCCCGCGCGCGCCGACGCGTGCGCCGCGTGCAGTGCGCCGTGCGCGGGCGCGTGCCCGGACGGCGTGGCGATTCGCGAGCGGATGCTCGGCGCGCACGCGCTGCTCGCGCCGCGCGCGCCGCGCGCGTGA
- a CDS encoding SDR family oxidoreductase — protein sequence MAGVTFDFSGCDVLVTGGTSGIGHAVARHFARAGARVTVTGRRASAADYDADLSAFAYRQAEMTDPASLAALVDSLDRLDVLVNNAGTSLMAKNEWKPEVFREALQLHLGSGFQLAVGCKPLLAKSAIEGGGSVISCASMSAFRSSSFVPGYGAAKAGLVQMTLNAGATWARDNVRVNAVAPGLIATPMTAVMKRPEMAEVEKAELARVPMGRWGDPDEVAPAFLFLASPAARFVTGQTLCVDGGYSVL from the coding sequence ATGGCGGGCGTGACCTTCGACTTCTCGGGCTGCGACGTGCTCGTGACGGGTGGAACCTCGGGCATCGGCCACGCCGTCGCGCGGCACTTCGCGCGCGCGGGCGCGCGCGTCACCGTGACGGGGCGGCGCGCGAGCGCGGCGGACTACGACGCGGACCTCTCGGCCTTCGCGTACCGCCAGGCCGAGATGACCGACCCGGCTTCGCTCGCCGCGCTCGTCGACTCGCTCGACCGGCTCGACGTGCTCGTGAACAACGCCGGCACGAGCCTGATGGCGAAGAACGAATGGAAGCCCGAGGTGTTCCGCGAGGCGCTGCAGCTGCACCTCGGCAGCGGCTTCCAGCTCGCGGTCGGCTGCAAGCCGCTGCTCGCGAAGAGCGCGATCGAGGGCGGCGGTAGCGTGATCAGCTGTGCCTCGATGTCGGCCTTCCGCTCGTCGTCGTTCGTGCCCGGCTACGGCGCCGCGAAGGCCGGCCTCGTGCAGATGACGCTCAACGCCGGAGCGACGTGGGCGCGCGACAACGTGCGCGTGAACGCCGTCGCACCCGGGCTCATCGCGACGCCGATGACGGCCGTGATGAAGCGCCCCGAGATGGCGGAGGTCGAGAAGGCCGAGCTCGCGCGCGTGCCGATGGGCCGGTGGGGCGACCCCGACGAGGTGGCGCCCGCGTTCCTCTTCCTCGCGAGCCCCGCGGCGCGCTTCGTCACCGGGCAGACGCTCTGCGTCGACGGTGGCTACTCGGTGCTGTGA